In the Chrysiogenia bacterium genome, one interval contains:
- a CDS encoding DUF3488 domain-containing protein, whose translation MNLKRHLDWVGGLLCGVAALAYLASDVRTAWEGVLFAAAIGLGYVLPRSARQVIPDGLWTGLLLALLLFEGTRTWYSPANVVFYLFEFVRWLLVVKVWGRRSGRDELQILLLSFFVLLGGTVFTFSYIIAPLLLIYVTLAPIGLYLASAAATKSEDELARGGPFIPFRIYKLALLSGALIFLGGGIIFFSLPRLSAAIVEFNFVDGAGSNRFPLGVDLRQQGLLSPGSRVMFRVAVDPPLKQAPLWRVQTLDRFDGTRWSRTPMRPAALHRAAPGVFAGDLDAIETRPLAQLFEFDLSPLEIPALIAPSLRALGPLDTLAVRGPFSEISTSYAGDLFFERSETKRSRLLPMSY comes from the coding sequence ATGAACCTCAAGCGACATCTCGACTGGGTGGGCGGGCTGCTTTGCGGCGTGGCGGCGCTTGCCTATCTGGCCAGCGACGTGCGCACCGCCTGGGAGGGCGTGCTCTTCGCCGCGGCGATCGGGCTGGGGTATGTACTGCCCCGCAGTGCGCGACAGGTGATTCCCGACGGGCTGTGGACGGGCCTGCTGCTGGCGCTCCTGCTCTTCGAGGGAACGCGCACCTGGTACTCGCCGGCCAACGTGGTGTTCTACCTGTTCGAATTCGTGCGCTGGCTGCTGGTGGTAAAGGTCTGGGGCCGGCGCAGCGGCCGCGACGAGCTACAGATCCTGCTGCTTTCCTTCTTCGTGCTGCTGGGTGGCACGGTGTTCACTTTTTCCTACATCATTGCGCCGCTGCTGCTCATCTACGTGACGCTGGCGCCCATCGGCCTGTACCTGGCCAGCGCGGCGGCGACCAAGTCCGAGGACGAACTCGCCCGCGGCGGGCCTTTCATTCCGTTTCGCATCTACAAGCTCGCGCTTCTCTCGGGCGCGCTGATTTTCCTGGGCGGCGGGATCATCTTCTTCTCCCTGCCGCGTCTTTCGGCCGCCATCGTGGAGTTCAACTTCGTCGATGGTGCCGGCAGCAATCGCTTTCCGCTGGGCGTGGACCTTCGCCAGCAGGGACTTCTCTCGCCCGGGTCGCGGGTGATGTTCCGGGTCGCCGTCGATCCGCCGCTCAAACAGGCTCCGCTCTGGCGGGTGCAGACGCTCGATCGTTTCGACGGTACGCGCTGGAGCCGCACTCCCATGCGCCCGGCAGCCCTGCACCGCGCGGCGCCGGGCGTCTTTGCCGGCGACCTGGATGCAATCGAGACACGGCCGCTCGCTCAGCTCTTTGAATTCGACCTCTCGCCGCTGGAGATCCCGGCACTGATTGCGCCCTCGCTTCGCGCGCTCGGTCCGCTCGATACGCTGGCTGTGCGCGGCCCCTTCTCGGAGATTTCCACGAGTTATGCGGGCGACCTGTTTTTCGAACGCAGCGAGACAAAGCGCTCGCGCCTGTTGCCGATGAGCTATTAG